TGACCTTCACGTTTTCCAGGTTCTGGCCCTTGGCCCACTGGTTCATCACGAAGCTGTCGTTGACCGACATGCAATAGATCGCGTCGATGCCCAGGGTCGCCATTTCACCCGCCGCCTTTTCGAAGCCGGGCAGCTGGTAGGTCGAGCAGGTCGGCGTGAAGGCGCCGGGCAGCGAGAACAGCACCACGCGCTTGCCGGCGAAATAGTCGGCCGTTGTCATCGCCTGCCAGCGATAGGGGTTCGGGCCGCCCACGGATTCGTCGCGCACGCGGGTCTGGAAGGTCACGTCGGGAAGCAGATCGCCTTTTTTCATCTCTGGTCCTTTCAACATCCGCTCCTCCCTC
This portion of the Paracoccus sp. N5 genome encodes:
- a CDS encoding peroxiredoxin — encoded protein: MKKGDLLPDVTFQTRVRDESVGGPNPYRWQAMTTADYFAGKRVVLFSLPGAFTPTCSTYQLPGFEKAAGEMATLGIDAIYCMSVNDSFVMNQWAKGQNLENVKVIPDGSGAFTDKVGMLVRKDNLGFGARSWRYAAIVNDGRIEAWFEEPGRCDDCPEDPYGASSPESVLEWLRANPAQAAA